TAAAAGGCGAAAGATTAACCGCTACAAATAGAATAACTAAAATGATCAAAGAGACCACAAGAAACGGGCGAGCCCATTGATATTTTTTCATAATGTTAATTTTTGCCCTCTTTCGCCTAACGACCAAGGTGTTCCGACGTTTACGACGGCGCGAGCTTGCGTAAGCAAGCGCAGTGACGGAAGTAAATGTGGCGTAGCCCGAGCGAATGGTCGCGTTAGCGATCCATGAGCGGAGCGGAAGCACCGATAGTTATCCGATGTTTTCAAGCCGCATCGGAAAAGCTCCATATTTTACAGGAAGTAAAATATGGAGACCATTTATGCCGAAACTTTTCGGCCTTTAGTTGTGTTTAAAGATAAATCCAAATCCAATGCATGACAGATCTTCAGAAATGTACTAACATTAGTATTAATGCCCGTTTCTAACCTACTAACTTGCTGTTGAGTAACATGAGCTCTTTTGGCTAAATCTGCTTGACTTAGGCCTTTCTTATTTCTATATTCTTGAATTTTTAAAGCCAATGATAACAATTGTTTCTCTTGATCAAATGCTTCTGAGAAATTAGGGTTGCTCAGTTTATTTTTTAAATGCGACTTAAAGCTTTTCATCATTTAATCCCCTCTTCAACTTTTCTTCAGTAAATCGAGATAGAAATTCCTCTCGACAGTTTATTGCTCTCTTAATCTCACGAATTGGAACTTTCTGAACATTTTTTATAAACGCATGAGTAATTATAATGTAATACCTGAATGTAAAAAAGTATAAGAATCTAACTTGATCTCCTGAAAGTTTCAGTCTTAATTCATGAATACTATCAGTGAGCAAATCAGCATACGGCCTAGGTAAATTCGGACCATGCTGTTCTAGTTGATCAATCAAGGCCATAATCTTGGCCTGATTGTTTACGGATCGACTATCAATAAATTCTGAAACTGGACAATTTCCGTCCTCATCCTCATAGTATATTACAGTCCATTTCTGATTCACAAGTCACATTACATCATATACGATGTAATGTCAACTCCCAAATCTGCGGGCATGGACGCCCGCTGCATTGCATATTCAAAGCGGCTTGAAAATGTTCGGATAACGACGTTGGCTTGCCGACGTTTTGCAATGGCACGAGACTTGCCCTGCAAGGCGAGTGACAGAAGCAAAATGTGCCGAAG
The DNA window shown above is from Leptospira wolffii serovar Khorat str. Khorat-H2 and carries:
- a CDS encoding type II toxin-antitoxin system RelE/ParE family toxin codes for the protein MNQKWTVIYYEDEDGNCPVSEFIDSRSVNNQAKIMALIDQLEQHGPNLPRPYADLLTDSIHELRLKLSGDQVRFLYFFTFRYYIIITHAFIKNVQKVPIREIKRAINCREEFLSRFTEEKLKRGLNDEKL
- a CDS encoding helix-turn-helix transcriptional regulator, whose protein sequence is MKSFKSHLKNKLSNPNFSEAFDQEKQLLSLALKIQEYRNKKGLSQADLAKRAHVTQQQVSRLETGINTNVSTFLKICHALDLDLSLNTTKGRKVSA